Proteins encoded by one window of Thunnus thynnus chromosome 3, fThuThy2.1, whole genome shotgun sequence:
- the LOC137180013 gene encoding monocyte to macrophage differentiation factor 2-like isoform X2, protein MNLVRFMNNRVPPNKRYQPTEYEHAANCATHALWIIPSLLGSSVLHFQSEDRWERVSAWVYGAGLSSLFIISTLFHTVAWKKSHLRLNLRELGPWACHMRWLVWVMASFGTTYVFFFHERYKLMELICYTVMGVFPALVILSMPEQSGLCELLLGGACYCLGMVFFKSDGIVPFAHAIWHLFVAMGAAIHYYAIWKYLYAQPSNQVQTSR, encoded by the exons ATGAATCTTGTAAG GTTTATGAACAACCGTGTTCCTCCTAACAAGAGATACCAGCCTACAGAGTATGAGCATGCTGCCAACTGTGCCACGCATGCg TTATGGATAATCCCCAGCCTACTGGGCAGCTCAGTGTTACACTTCCAGTCGGAGGACCGATGGGAGCGAGTGTCTGCCTGGGTGTACGGGGCGGGGCTCAGCTCGCTCTTCATCATCTCCACCCTGTTTCACACTGTGGCCTGGAAGAAGAGCCACTTgcg GCTAAACCTGCGGGAGCTGGGTCCCTGGGCGTGCCACATGCGCTGGTTGGTGTGGGTCATGGCTTCTTTTGGAACCACCTACGTCTTCTTCTTCCATGAGAG GTATAAGCTCATGGAGTTGATCTGCTACACAGTGATGGGGGTTTTTCCTGCCTTGGTCATCCTCTCAATG CCGGAGCAGTCGGGGCTGTGTGAGCTGCTGTTGGGCGGAGCCTGCTACTGTCTGGGGATGGTCTTCTTTAAAAGTGATGGCATCGTCCCATTTGCTCATGCCATTTGGCACCTGTTTGTAGCTATGGGAGCAGCCATACACTACTACGCCATCTGGAAATACCTCTATGCCCAGCCATCCAATCAGGTCCAGACGTCCAGATGA
- the LOC137180013 gene encoding monocyte to macrophage differentiation factor 2-like isoform X1: MNLVRFMNNRVPPNKRYQPTEYEHAANCATHALWIIPSLLGSSVLHFQSEDRWERVSAWVYGAGLSSLFIISTLFHTVAWKKSHLRSVEHCFHMCDRMVIYFFIAASYAPWLNLRELGPWACHMRWLVWVMASFGTTYVFFFHERYKLMELICYTVMGVFPALVILSMPEQSGLCELLLGGACYCLGMVFFKSDGIVPFAHAIWHLFVAMGAAIHYYAIWKYLYAQPSNQVQTSR; encoded by the exons ATGAATCTTGTAAG GTTTATGAACAACCGTGTTCCTCCTAACAAGAGATACCAGCCTACAGAGTATGAGCATGCTGCCAACTGTGCCACGCATGCg TTATGGATAATCCCCAGCCTACTGGGCAGCTCAGTGTTACACTTCCAGTCGGAGGACCGATGGGAGCGAGTGTCTGCCTGGGTGTACGGGGCGGGGCTCAGCTCGCTCTTCATCATCTCCACCCTGTTTCACACTGTGGCCTGGAAGAAGAGCCACTTgcg GTCTGTGGAGCACTGTTTCCACATGTGTGACAGGATGGTGATCTATTTCTTCATTGCTGCCTCCTACGCCCCTTG GCTAAACCTGCGGGAGCTGGGTCCCTGGGCGTGCCACATGCGCTGGTTGGTGTGGGTCATGGCTTCTTTTGGAACCACCTACGTCTTCTTCTTCCATGAGAG GTATAAGCTCATGGAGTTGATCTGCTACACAGTGATGGGGGTTTTTCCTGCCTTGGTCATCCTCTCAATG CCGGAGCAGTCGGGGCTGTGTGAGCTGCTGTTGGGCGGAGCCTGCTACTGTCTGGGGATGGTCTTCTTTAAAAGTGATGGCATCGTCCCATTTGCTCATGCCATTTGGCACCTGTTTGTAGCTATGGGAGCAGCCATACACTACTACGCCATCTGGAAATACCTCTATGCCCAGCCATCCAATCAGGTCCAGACGTCCAGATGA
- the LOC137180011 gene encoding actin-related protein 2/3 complex subunit 1B-B-like has product MAYHSFLLEPISCHAWNKDRTQIALCPNNHEVHIYKQDGAKWTKIHELKEHNGQVTGIDWAPDSNRIVTCGADRNAYVWTLKEGAWKPTLVILRINRAARCVKWSPRENKFAVGSGSRLISICYFEQENDWWVCKHIKKPIRSTILSLDWHPNNVLLAAGSCDFKCRVFSAYIKEVEEKPGPTPWGSKMPFGEMLFESGGSGAESQTSAGGGGWVHSVCFSHSGNRLAWTSHDSTLSVAEGGKTGTVSSLSSETLPLLCVTFITENSIVAAGHDCYPMLFVYDGAKASLTFGGKLDVPKQAAQKGISARERFQNLDRRASETQSTDKDLNTLHKNSISQISVMAGGRNQCTKFCTTGMDGGMGIWDVKTLESAMKNLKIV; this is encoded by the exons ATGGCGTACCATAGCTTCCTGCTGGAACCAATTAGCTGCCATGCCTGGAACAAAGATCGAACCC AGATCGCTCTTTGCCCCAACAACCATGAGGTCCACATCTACAAGCAAGATGGGGCCAAGTGGACCAAGATCCATGAGCTGAAGGAGCACAatgggcaggtgacag GTATTGACTGGGCTCCAGACAGTAACCGTATAGTTACTTGCGGAGCAGACCGTAACGCCTATGTGTGGACCCTAAAAGAGGGTGCGTGGAAACCCACCCTGGTCATCCTCAGGATCAACCGCGCAGCACGCTGTGTGAAATGGTCACCGCGAGAGAACAAGTTTGCTGTAGGCAGCGGCTCTCGCCTCATCTCCATCTGCTACTTTGAGCAGGAAAATGACTG GTGGGTGTGCAAGCACATCAAGAAGCCGATCCGCTCCACCATCCTCAGTCTGGACTGGCATCCCAACAACGTCCTGCTGGCTGCTGGATCCTGTGACTTCAAATGCAG GGTGTTTTCAGCCTACAtaaaggaggtggaggagaagcCCGGCCCTACTCCCTGGGGCAGCAAGATGCCGTTTGGAGAGATGTTGTTTGAGTCCGGAGGGTCCGGAGCTGAGAGCCAGACTTCAGCAGGAGGCGGCGGCTGGGTGCACAGCGTGTGTTTCTCACACTCTGGCAACCGTCTGGCCTGGACTTCCCATGACTCCACCCTGTCTGTCGCAGAGGGCGGCAAGACCGGAAC GGTGAGCAGTCTGAGCTCTGAGACACTTCCTCTGCTGTGTGTCACCTTCATTACTGAGAACAGCATAGTAGCAGCT GGCCACGACTGTTACCCGATGCTGTTTGTGTACGACGGCGCCAAAGCCAGCTTGACATTTGGTGGCAAGCTGGACGTTCCTAAGCAGGCGGCCCAGAAGGGCATCAGTGCCAGGGAACGTTTCCAGAACCTGGACCGTCGAGCCTCGGAGACCCAGAGCACCGACAAGGACCTGAACACTCTCCACAAGAACAGCATCAG CCAAATCTCAGTGATGGCGGGAGGACGAAACCAGTGCACCAAGTTCTGCACCACCGGCATGGATGGAGGAATGGGCATCTGGGATGTCAAG aCTCTGGAGTCTGCTATGAAGAACTTGAAGATAGTCTGA